The following are encoded together in the Bradymonas sediminis genome:
- a CDS encoding tetratricopeptide repeat protein, with protein sequence MNLTCPACSTPVSVDSSRVPADGLTVRCPQCAHSFLYIPKKAAAPAAPPAFGGPGRLGAPSSFGVRYFIKRPTGKIFGPFDTSAIRAMLDAGKLSVDAEVSPDQTDWQGLADVEAFADLAHTIAQRDNAPIPSQGFGRPTPGGTMLGAWADADESEGTDEDAALPRLAPPQLPRPQTSGSGLDLPKPQSPRLPGLPGLPTPSSASSDKATRPPQLPKRRELNLPSLKANLPKPKGMPGLPGVAPSLPASAGGLPQSKAADNLPGPQQSLPGRRTQDDLPATRAHELPVPAEAELPDLPTQEVTSWTHNNDLFGDPSPNEDLFADSPADDDLFADSPADDDLFADSPADDDLFGDAPADDDLFGDAPADDDLFGDAPADDDLFGDAPADDDLFGARDNNSSLFDAPSDVPAQHHASVESDAAGFDMGGALDANAFGDGADDLFDAPGQEEDDDDLFAAPGLGADDDLFEPSGLDLDDSSNLLENNDDFLSDDDNFTFLDEPSQPQQDDLAGMSGEWGDDLMSDAPVMDAFDSGRHDDASDWQQDEWSGGQSTSAPAAAPRFAAEAPIPESSEPRQPASRGVAAQVTRDEAVDADKKRGTMTMVGLSLLGVMLVGGIGYGVYNSFANSEPAQVEQPVAQKAAPARVDLAAVQSDTYGELRALIDTARKGKLGAEDQAKLLLAESLLLSRYDDADIQQHAESLAKPLADAAGGWEALARGAFEAQNGNADAARAYLEQLVDEDDEIAYFAHLLMGMGDALAVEKQLAPADASAAAPRAVQDTAEAAKEAEPTEVARSNEEAANEEAANEEAASGEDAPETAEAPEAVAKRDEANAPLNDAAKRIAARGDSALAAAQKLRPDAPAPQFWRAQMMAHTGDIDGAIKTWKAALKSSESHVASSLKLGEVFYERGDLNNASTELSGVTDKFQALAAPGERASALHLQGMIHVARQESDEAIKALTTALSIDVSRSDTIQALAEQYMSAEKYQEALNFFTTNKNLGAENPDVMLGIVRAYMGLEKWNDATEQLQRGAKLFPEDARFPLYLGRLHRDRLAYFDAQKALTQALKIDASLLSAHAALAQLIWITDKDLEAAQKHIKAVEAEPERIDAAVGTEVAKFYEMSKQRDLAEQRYAATLKRHPNYWPARLALARMYLDTQENEKALELLERAKAEGVKDLRLSAYLADAYRQSRHFAKAVDQINAVVAEHADNPHYIFIRGRIYFDQGNFDNAREDFIKAYELDTRFHDAYFYLGRTDFAQQDYAQAMKVFRHVLDYKPENGEYRYWMGRSYEAEKRLTSALDEYRKVTVVDPAFGQKNPEIFVRRGELLSKLGYSKKGKEDIATALRINPKMTQALVAMGNSDFRDKLYEDAIVNFQRALELDAEQAEVQYKLGMALMYTNREVKGAEHLQLAVRYGYEDPEVFQTLGYLYKRMNRRNAAIDSFKKYLTLVADKQSVTAKAKREIIQQIDELGGRL encoded by the coding sequence ATGAACTTAACCTGTCCCGCTTGTTCGACCCCGGTTTCGGTTGACTCATCTCGCGTACCGGCCGACGGCCTAACCGTACGCTGCCCGCAGTGCGCGCACTCCTTTTTATATATCCCGAAGAAGGCCGCGGCCCCGGCCGCGCCGCCGGCGTTCGGTGGCCCCGGTCGACTCGGCGCGCCGAGCAGCTTCGGCGTGCGTTATTTCATCAAGCGCCCCACGGGCAAGATCTTTGGGCCCTTCGACACGAGCGCGATCCGCGCCATGCTCGACGCGGGCAAGCTAAGCGTCGACGCCGAGGTCTCCCCAGACCAGACCGATTGGCAAGGCCTGGCCGACGTGGAGGCGTTCGCCGACCTGGCCCACACGATCGCCCAGCGCGACAACGCGCCGATTCCAAGCCAGGGATTTGGCCGCCCAACCCCCGGCGGGACCATGCTGGGCGCGTGGGCGGACGCCGATGAGAGCGAAGGGACCGACGAGGACGCGGCGCTACCGCGCCTCGCGCCGCCGCAGTTGCCGCGCCCGCAGACGAGCGGCAGCGGCCTCGACCTGCCCAAGCCGCAATCGCCTCGACTCCCCGGGCTGCCGGGGCTTCCGACGCCGAGCAGCGCGTCTTCTGACAAGGCCACACGCCCTCCGCAGTTGCCCAAGCGCCGGGAGCTTAACCTCCCGAGCCTTAAGGCAAACCTGCCAAAACCCAAAGGCATGCCCGGGCTGCCCGGTGTTGCGCCGAGTTTACCGGCGTCGGCCGGCGGGCTTCCGCAGAGCAAGGCGGCGGACAACCTCCCCGGCCCCCAGCAGAGCCTCCCCGGGCGGCGCACTCAAGACGATCTACCGGCGACCCGCGCGCACGAACTTCCGGTGCCCGCGGAGGCAGAGTTGCCCGATCTGCCGACCCAGGAGGTCACGTCCTGGACCCACAATAACGACCTCTTCGGCGACCCGAGCCCCAACGAGGACCTCTTCGCGGATTCACCCGCCGACGACGACCTCTTCGCGGATTCACCCGCCGACGACGACCTCTTCGCGGATTCACCCGCCGACGACGACCTCTTCGGCGACGCACCCGCCGACGACGACCTCTTCGGCGACGCACCCGCCGACGACGACCTCTTCGGCGACGCACCCGCCGATGACGACCTCTTCGGCGACGCCCCCGCCGACGACGACCTCTTCGGCGCGCGAGACAATAATAGTAGCCTCTTTGACGCCCCCAGCGACGTCCCCGCCCAACACCACGCGTCGGTTGAGTCCGACGCCGCCGGCTTCGATATGGGCGGCGCCCTCGACGCAAACGCCTTTGGCGACGGCGCCGACGACCTCTTCGACGCCCCCGGCCAAGAGGAGGACGACGATGACCTCTTCGCCGCCCCCGGGCTCGGCGCCGACGATGACCTCTTTGAGCCGAGCGGACTCGACCTGGATGACTCGTCGAATCTGCTCGAGAATAACGACGACTTCCTGTCGGACGATGATAATTTCACGTTCCTCGACGAGCCGTCGCAGCCGCAACAAGACGACCTGGCGGGCATGTCGGGCGAATGGGGCGACGACTTGATGAGCGACGCGCCGGTCATGGACGCCTTTGACTCCGGGCGCCACGACGACGCGAGCGATTGGCAGCAGGACGAGTGGAGCGGCGGCCAAAGCACGTCGGCGCCCGCCGCCGCGCCGCGCTTCGCCGCCGAGGCGCCCATCCCCGAGAGCTCGGAACCGCGCCAGCCCGCGTCCCGCGGCGTCGCGGCGCAGGTCACGCGCGATGAGGCGGTCGACGCCGATAAGAAGCGCGGCACCATGACCATGGTCGGCCTCTCCCTCTTGGGCGTGATGCTCGTAGGCGGCATTGGCTACGGCGTTTACAATAGCTTTGCGAACTCCGAGCCGGCACAGGTCGAACAACCCGTCGCCCAGAAAGCGGCGCCTGCGCGCGTCGATCTCGCCGCGGTTCAAAGCGACACCTACGGCGAACTTCGCGCCCTCATCGACACCGCCCGCAAGGGAAAGCTCGGCGCCGAGGACCAGGCGAAGCTGTTGCTCGCCGAGTCGCTGCTGCTGAGCCGCTATGATGACGCCGATATCCAACAGCACGCGGAGTCCCTGGCCAAACCGCTTGCGGACGCCGCCGGCGGATGGGAGGCGCTGGCGCGCGGGGCGTTCGAGGCCCAGAATGGCAACGCCGACGCGGCCCGCGCCTACCTTGAGCAATTGGTCGACGAAGACGACGAGATCGCCTATTTCGCCCATCTTTTGATGGGCATGGGCGATGCGCTCGCCGTCGAGAAGCAGCTCGCTCCCGCCGACGCAAGCGCCGCCGCGCCGCGCGCGGTCCAGGACACGGCAGAAGCAGCGAAGGAAGCTGAGCCGACCGAGGTCGCCAGATCCAACGAAGAAGCCGCCAACGAAGAAGCCGCCAACGAAGAAGCCGCCAGCGGAGAAGATGCGCCCGAGACGGCCGAAGCCCCCGAGGCAGTCGCCAAGCGCGATGAGGCCAATGCCCCGTTGAACGACGCCGCCAAGCGCATCGCCGCGCGCGGCGACAGCGCCCTGGCTGCCGCCCAGAAACTTCGCCCCGACGCGCCCGCTCCACAGTTTTGGCGCGCTCAGATGATGGCACATACCGGCGATATCGACGGCGCCATTAAGACCTGGAAGGCGGCCCTAAAATCCTCCGAGAGCCACGTCGCCTCGAGCCTTAAACTCGGCGAAGTCTTTTATGAGCGCGGCGACCTCAATAACGCGTCGACCGAGCTCAGCGGCGTCACCGACAAATTCCAGGCCCTCGCCGCCCCCGGCGAGCGCGCCAGCGCCCTGCACCTGCAAGGTATGATTCACGTGGCCCGCCAGGAGAGTGACGAGGCCATCAAAGCGCTGACCACTGCGCTGAGCATCGACGTGAGCCGAAGCGACACGATCCAGGCCCTCGCCGAACAATATATGTCGGCCGAGAAATACCAGGAGGCGCTCAACTTCTTCACCACCAATAAGAACCTGGGCGCCGAGAACCCGGACGTGATGCTCGGCATCGTGCGCGCCTATATGGGCCTGGAGAAGTGGAATGACGCGACCGAGCAATTGCAGCGCGGCGCCAAGCTCTTCCCCGAAGACGCCCGCTTCCCGCTCTATCTGGGTCGACTGCACCGCGACCGCCTCGCCTATTTCGACGCCCAGAAGGCGCTGACTCAGGCCCTGAAGATCGACGCGAGCCTCTTGTCGGCCCACGCCGCGCTGGCCCAGTTGATCTGGATCACCGACAAGGATCTGGAGGCCGCCCAGAAGCATATCAAGGCGGTGGAGGCCGAGCCGGAGCGCATCGACGCCGCGGTGGGCACCGAGGTGGCCAAATTCTACGAGATGAGCAAGCAGCGCGACCTCGCCGAGCAGCGCTACGCAGCCACGCTTAAGCGCCACCCCAACTATTGGCCGGCGCGCCTGGCGCTGGCGCGCATGTACCTGGACACCCAGGAAAACGAGAAGGCGCTCGAGCTCCTGGAGCGCGCCAAAGCCGAGGGCGTCAAAGACCTGCGCCTGTCGGCTTATCTGGCCGACGCCTACCGCCAATCGCGCCACTTCGCCAAGGCGGTCGACCAGATCAACGCGGTGGTCGCCGAGCACGCCGACAACCCGCATTATATCTTCATCCGCGGCCGGATCTATTTCGACCAGGGCAACTTCGACAACGCCCGCGAAGACTTCATCAAGGCTTACGAGCTCGACACGCGCTTCCACGACGCCTATTTTTACCTGGGCCGCACCGACTTCGCCCAGCAAGACTACGCCCAGGCGATGAAGGTCTTCCGCCACGTCCTGGACTATAAGCCCGAGAACGGCGAGTACCGCTACTGGATGGGACGCTCCTACGAGGCTGAAAAGCGCCTCACCTCGGCCCTCGACGAGTACCGCAAGGTGACCGTCGTGGACCCCGCGTTCGGCCAGAAGAACCCCGAAATATTCGTGCGCCGCGGAGAGTTACTCTCCAAGCTTGGCTACTCGAAGAAGGGCAAGGAGGACATCGCCACCGCGCTGCGCATCAACCCGAAGATGACCCAAGCCCTGGTGGCCATGGGGAACTCGGACTTCCGCGACAAGCTCTATGAAGACGCGATCGTCAACTTCCAGCGCGCGCTGGAATTAGACGCCGAGCAGGCCGAGGTGCAGTACAAGCTCGGCATGGCGCTGATGTACACCAACCGCGAGGTTAAGGGCGCCGAGCACCTCCAGCTGGCGGTGCGCTACGGCTACGAAGACCCCGAGGTCTTCCAGACCCTGGGCTACCTATATAAGCGAATGAACCGGCGCAACGCCGCGATCGACTCGTTCAAGAAGTACCTGACCCTGGTCGCGGACAAGCAATCGGTGACGGCGAAAGCCAAGCGCGAAATTATTCAGCAGATCGACGAACTCGGCGGTCGCCTTTAA